The DNA segment GAATTGCTGGAAGTGGCCGACAGCTTCGCGGCCTTGAATGAGGGGCGTCTGACCAGAGTGCGCTCTTCCAAAGGGCTGACAGTCGAAGAGATCGGCCTGATGATGGGCGGGGCGCATGATATGCATGTGGCACAGGTGGCAAGCGCATGATCCGGCTAGAAAAACGTAAAGAGCCATCGAAATTCTGGCGCATTGCCAACCCGTTTCTGGCCGTCGCGCTAACAATGCTTGCGGGCGGGATCATGTTTGCCATGTTGGGCAAAGACCCGTTTGTAGCGATCCGGCTGATTTTCTTTGACCCGATCTTTTCCGAGACATTCGCCAGCTATTCGCGCCCGCAACTGTTGATAAAATCCGCCCCCCTGATCCTGATTGCGGTGGGGCTGGCCATTGGTTTCAAGGCCAATGTCTGGAATATCGGGGCCGAAGGGCAGTATATCATCGGTGCGCTGTTCGGCGCCGGTGTTGCGCTGGCATTCTTTCCTGCGCCGGGGTGGTATATCTTCCCGCTGATGGTGCTGGCGGGGGCGTTTGGCGGATTTCTCTGGGCGATGATCCCTGCAATCCTGAAAACGCGCTTTAACACCAATGAAATCCTTGTCTCACTGCTGCTGGTCTATGTGGCCGAGCGCATTCTGGCGGCCATGTCGCTGGGCCTGATGCGCAATCCTGACATTGCGGGGTTCCCCGGTTCGCGCGACCTGCGCCGTTACGAGGCCGCGCATAATGCCGAGTTGTTTGCAAATACGGGTATTCATTGGGGTGTTGTCGCGGCATTGATCGCAGTCATCTTTGCCTATGCGATGATGACGCGGCATATGTTGGGCTTTCATATTCAACTGGCCGGACAAGCGCCGCGCGCGGCACGCTTTGGGGGCGTATCGCCCGCTCGGCTGGTGGTGGTGTGTCTGGGAATATCAGGGGCGCTGGCGGGGCTTGCGGGCATGTTCGAGGTGTCTGGCCCCGGCGGGCAAGTGCGGATCGAATTTGCCAGCGGATATGGCTTTACAGCGATCATCGTGGCCTTTTTGGGCCGGTTGAACCCGTTTGGTATTGTGTTGGCGGGGTTGTTGCTGGGCCTGACCTATATTGGCGGTGAACTCAGCCAGATGATGCTGCAATTGCCCGGTGCCGCCATTCAGGTATTTCAGGGGATGCTGCTGTTCTTTCTGCTCGCGCTGGATTTCCAGACGAATTATCGCTTACGGCTGACAAGGGGGGCCAGCGCATGATCCTTGGATCAATCAATCCTGCGGTGCTGATGGCCGCGCTGATGGTGGCCGCAACACCGATCCTGCTGGCCGCTATCGGCGAGTTGGTGGTGGAGAAGTCGGGCGTTCTGAACCTTGGCGTCGAGGGGATGATGATTATGGGCGCTTGTGTGGGCTTTATCATCGCCGTCAATACCGGCAGCCCGTTCATTGGCTTCATCGGTGCGGCACTGGGGGGCATGGCGCTGTCGTTGCTGTTTGCGTTGCTGACACAGGCGCTGATGACCAATCAGGTTGCCTCTGGACTGGCGCTGACGTTGTTCGGGCTGGGGCTGACGGCGCTTTTGGGCCAGCGCTATGTGGGCATCACCCCGCCGCGCACGCCCAAGCTGGACCTTGGGTTTCTGTCCGATATCCCGTTTCTGGGACGGGCGCTGTTCACGCATGATATCGTGGTTTATCTGACAATCGCGCTGGTGGGCGCTGTCTGGTGGTTCTTGAAATACAGCCGCGCGGGCATGATCCTGCGCGCGGTGGGCGAGAACCACGATGCCGCCCATGCGCTGGGCTATCATGTCAAGCGCGTGCGCGTGCTGGCGATCATGTTTGGTGGCGCTTGTGCGGGGCTGGGGGGCGCGTATCTGTCGCTGATCCGCGTGCCGCAATGGACCGAAGGCATGACCGTGGGGGCGGGCTGGATTGCGCTGGCGCTGGTGGTGTTTGCAAGCTGGCGGCCGTGGCGCGCAATGGCGGGTGCCTATCTGTTTGGCGGCATAGTTGTGCTACAACTGAATTTGCAGGCCGCAGGCGTTCGTATTCCGGTCGAGTACTTGTCAATGTCACCGTACCTGATAACCATCCTTGTGCTTGTCATCATCTCATCGGGCAAGGGGCGCTCATTGAACGCGCCGGGCTCGTTGAACAAACCTTTCCACGCCTCGAGTTGAGGCAAAACGCTGCCAACAGGGAGACCACAAACATGAAAAAACTGGTTACAGCCGCTGTGCTGAGTGCTGCACTCGCCACACCGGCCTTTGCCGACACGACCAAGATCGGCTTCATCTATATCGGCCCGGTGGGGGATTTTGGCTGGACCGCTGGTCATGACCGCGCCCGTCAGGAATTGCAGGACCATTTCGGGGATGCGGTCGAGACGAACATTGTCGAGAATGTCGATTATGGCGCAGATGCCGAGCGTGTTATGACACAAATGGCCATTTCGGGCACTGATGTGATCTTCGCGGCCTCTTTCGGCTATGGCCCAGATGTCAATGCTGTGGCGGGCCGCTTCCCCGATGTCCACTTCCAGCATGCGACCGGCTATATTCAGGAACACGACAACATCTCGCTGTATGATGCACGCTTCTATGAGGGGCGCGCGGTCTTGGGTCATGTTGCAGGCAAGATGACCGAAACCAACACCATCGGTTACATCGCCTCATTCCCGATCCCGGCTGTGGTTTCTGGCATCAATTCGGCTTATCTGCACGCCAAAGCTGTGAACCCGGATGTGAATTTCCGCATCATCTGGACCTATTCGTGGTTTGACCCAGCGCTGGAAGCAGACGCCGCCGAAACACTGATCGAGCAGGGCGCAGATGTGATCATGCAGCACACCGATTCCACTGCCGCCATTCGCGTTGCCGAAGATGCAGGCGTCATGGCCTTTGGGCAGGCCAGCGACATGGTCGATTTCGGCCCGACCGCGCATCTGTCTGCCATTGTTGACCGCTGGGCACCCTATTACATCGACCGCATTCAGGCGGTGAAAGATGGCACTTGGGAAGCGCAAAACTCTTGGATGGGCTTTGCCGAAGGCGTGATCGAGATGGCACCTTGGAATGACCGCGTTCCGGCAGAATTGCAGGAAGAGGCGGATGCCCTTGTCGCATCCATAGCGGCGGGCGAATATCACCCCTTCACAGGTCCGATCAACCGCCAGGACGGCACACCTTGGCTGGCTGATGGCGAAGTGGCCGAAGATGGCGCGCTTGCCACGATGGATTTCTACGTCGAAGGGATCACCGGAGAGTTCCCCAACTAATCCCGACCCCATACACAGACAAAGCCCCCGGACATGCGCCGGGGGCTTTTTTCTGGCGTTTGCCGCCCTTGTGGCAAGCTGTGCCAGCGCGACGACACACAAGGGCGCGCATCCTTGATTTCAGCGCCGCGAAATGGCCTGCGCTTTGGCCCGATACCAATACCCGTGGCAAGAAAGATAACTAACAGCGGTATCAAAACGCAGGCGCCTTGGTCCGATACCTCGACCGGACCAAGTTCTTGTTTCAGTTATTGCATCAGCGCCGAGACAAGCCTGTCCAGCGTCGTGTTCACGACAAGGCCTTGGGCCGTGGCGCGCCCGCCTGTTGTCGGGTATTCGACGCAGCCACCGCTGGGGACAGCCTGCGTGCTGACCGCCACACGCACACGCGTCAGGTCCGAGCCGCTGGTATAACCCCCAACAACATTTCCGAGGAAGACATTGTCACGATCAAACACGGCCACGCCATTCAGCACATCATAATTTCCGGCTGCCGAACACCGGCTTGATGCCGCGGATCTTGGGGCGCTCTGAAGCGCAGTTGCATTCGGGATACCAATTCCGCCGCCACCGTTATCACCGCCGGTGCCACCGCCACCACCGTTGTTCCCGCCACCGTTGCTTCCGCCACCGTTACCGCCGCCGCCGTTGTTCCCGCCGCCATTATCGCCGCCACCGTTGTCGCCGCCGCCATTACCGCCGTCGCCGCCACCGCCGCCGGTGCCAACACTGACAGAGGCTGTGCTATCGCCACCGACCGTGGCATCTGCGCTCACTCCGCCGACCCCTACTGAAACGCCAACGGTACTGCCTGTCGACTCGCCCGTGCCCGAAGCGGTCACAGTCCCGCTGGTTGCCTTGCTGGTCACGCTGCCGACAGCATCTACAGTGCTATCAACCGTACTGGTCAGTGATCCAAGCAAGCTAGAGGCTTGTACCGGCTGAACCAGCGCCGTTGCCCCCAGTAAGGCGGCGGCTGCAAGCAAATACTTGCGCGGTACTGTAAATGTTTTTGGTTTATTTTTTGTAAATTTAAGTGGCATGTGCGATCTCCTGATCTGTCACCCTTGACGTTACAGATTTGCCAGATAGCCTTTGAATAACCACACTCTTAACGCAAGCAACGCCACCTGACCCGATATCGGTTTGGCACAATTCGGTGCATCCCCTTACAAAAGGGATACACAGTTTGTTTACTTCGGCAAAGGGTGGTTATTAAATAACCCATTGAATTACAATAAAAATAGCACCAAAGCCGTATGGGCTTCATACTAAGATACGATAAACTTTGAGCTTTGATCGCGCATGCACAATAGGTGCGATTGCTGTTTGTCGCCAGTTGTCATAACCGAAATGAATCAGTTTGCGGAAAAATTGCTGCAAAAGGTGTAAATTTTCAGAATCATGAGAATCCAGACTATCGGTGTATAAACGCACGCCCCGAATCCTCTTCTTTCAGGATCGTGACGTGATGGCAATTTTCTGCGGCGGCCAAACCGAAAGATAGTCGTCCATAAGACTATTGACCGATACATCGCAGATTTCCTTTTCGTCATCGACTTCAGCTAGATCATTTTCCGCGGCAAGGCGCATTGCACGTTCGTTTAACCGCTCATACTGGCGATCAACCCAATTCCACACTTCATCAGGATCCCAACCTGTGCCACCCCTTGCGGCCCATTCCGCGAAATCTCTGATCCTGTCCTCCGTCAGCGAGATAAGATCAGTTCCGCGTGGAATAGCAGCGAGCGGCCGATCAGGAATGTAGTCGAGAGGCATATCAAACGGCAGACGCGTCAAGCGCAGCGAAATTGCATCGAGAATTTCTTGGTCCGGAAGACAGATACCATGAGCCTGGAATGCTTGGATTATGCACTGTTTATCAACCGGCGCAGAACTGGGTTTGTAGGCAGTGATCAATGCCGTCTGAAGCGCACGCCACCCTTTTTGAGAATCTAAACCGACATTCCCCAAGTGGCCTGCCGTCTGACGTCAAGATCGCCTGATTGCGCCAGTTGATCAAGCGTTTTTCGTCCCGAGCGGCGTCTGCGGTCGCGCAAACGCCTGGAGTTGGGCGGATCGGGCCAGGAGCCCGCAGCATCCCGGCTCGGCGGCGACGTTTTTCAGCGCGGTGGACGGACCTGTCCTGCCGCTTTCGTTCAGTTTGGGTCCGGATCGCGGTCATGCGCATAGCGGTGGCGCTCGCAATCGGCGGATGGCGGCAAGGATGGCGCGCACCATTGGGCCAGTCACCGCGACCTCGGCCAGTTGGAAGGTGATGGCGCGGGCGTGGCGGACGACACGCGCCCCGATCTTGATCAGCTTCAGTTGCAGGCTGGTCAATGACCAGTCGGCCATGGCCTCGGGCAGCTCGATGCAGCGCAGGAAGGTTGCCAGATTGTAAGCCAGCGCGTGCAATTGCAGCCGCACCTCGTTGTCGCGGAACTTCCGGCATGACAGCCGCGTCCAGTGGAAGGCGTATTTGCCCTCCTTGATATGCTGCTCGGCCGTGCCGCGCTGGTTGTAGAACCGAACCACCCAATCCGGTTCCATCGGCAAGTTGGTGACGATGAAGCCAACACGCGGGAACAGCTCGCCTGGGTGCCATTCGATCTTGGCAATCACGCGGCGCTCCTTGTCCCAGGACGCGGCCTGATAGTGGAAATCCTCAAAGAACCGCTTCACCTTGGTCAGCGAAGGCCGCCCTACGGGCCGGTTCAGCCGATGCGCGATCTTCTCGCGCAGGACGCTGTTGGCGGGTAGTCGGATGGCGTAGAAATAGCCTACTTCTTCCAGCCGCGCATAGATCGCGGGGTTCGCATAGGCGGCATCGGCGCGGAATAAGCGCATGATGTCGCGCTTGGCATATCGGGCGATGACGGGGTCGAGGACGTCCCGCCAGCCATCAGCACTATGGACGTTGCCATTGCGTAGGGCGCAGCGTTCCAGCATCCCGAACTGGTTGAACAGAAAGTTCGGATGATAGCAGGTGCAGTCGAAATGCCCGTTCCAGGCGGAACCTTCCTGATCGCCGTGGGTGGGGCTGACCGAGCTGTCCATGTCCAGCACGATGAACTTCAGCCCGTTGCGGTCATGAAACCGGTCGATCCACTGGCCGTTCAGGTCGGCCAGTGCCGCCCGGTTCTCGGGCAAGGCCAGCGTCTCGGTCTCGAACCGCCCCATCTGTGAGGCCGAGGCCGCTTGCGCATCGACAGCCCGACCACCAACAACCTGACGCATCACGGGATCGAGCGCGAGACGGTCGGCATCGTTGACGTCCTCGTATCCGGCCAGCCGCCCGAACACTGACTGCCGGAACAGCCCGTCGAGCCGATGGACGGTGTTCTTGCCGGTGCGGTTGTCGCACAGCGCCGCAGACGCGAGGCCAGACAGCCCGAGCGCGTCATCCAGCTCGCGCATCACCAGAAGGCCACCGTCGGAGCTGAGCTGAGTGCCGCGAAATTCCAGTCGCACGCGAGGGTCGAAATCCACCCGATCTGCTCGCTGCAAGCCCGCACCCTCTGGGTGATCCATAAAACTCGCCCCCTGCATCCATCAACACCATGATTTATATAAGAAATACCATGGTTAGGACAGCAAAATCATAGATTTACTTGGGGAATGCGGGACATACTGAACCATGCATTATTTATCACACGGACAAATCGGTATTGCCGGTCTTAATTGTATCCGGCGGTTTGTTTGTACAGCGTGGTCTTGGGGGGTGCGAAACCGATATAGATGGGCGCAGCAGGGTGAATGCCGTGCTGCAAAACGTTGATACGGGTTTTACGATCCTTCGCGCTTGTGCAGCACAAAGCAGTCATTCGTGACGATGAAGGAAACGGGTCATGCAGATATTTGAACGAAACGCAAAGCGCATCACGAGTAAAACGCAGTGGCGCGGGAGAGCTTTGTTGGCCGCTGCCTTTGGTATGGTGTTGGCACCACTGAGCGTGCAAGCGCAATTGCTGTCGATCGGTGGCAGCGATGATGGCGGGCTGAGTGTCGGGGCCAATGTTGGCGATTTGTCGGTGGGCGCCGAGGTTGGCGGTAGCAGTGCGGCTAGCGTGGATGCCAGTGCCGGCTCTGACGTTTCGGCCGGTGCGAGTGTCGGTGGGGATAGTGGGCTTGCCAGTGTTTCGGCAAGTGTTGGTAGTGTCGATGCAGATGCAAGTGTCCTTGGGCCAGATAGTGTTGCATCGGTCGGTTTGACGACAGGCAGCAGTGGTCCTGACAGCCCCAGCACCCCACCTGATGGTCAGGCTCCGGGGGGGGCGCCGCCGGGCACAATTCCGGGGCAACCCTTCATTGATATCAGCACTATCTCGATAATTCAGCGCCTGACACCGGCCAGCCAGTGTTCTGGTGCAGGCAATTATGATGTGCTGAACGGCATCGCGGTTCTGGATGCAAGTGGCACATTTCTGGGTGTGGTCGTCGGGGCCTATGTCACCGGCACGGAACTGACCCGCGTCCGTATTGCTGTTGATCCGGGCGCGGCTGATGGCGGGGGGTGCGTTGAGTATTCCACGGCCGGTGGACGGGCAACACCCCAAGGCATTATTATCAACACCACCCAGTCCAGCCTACAAGCAGCTCTGGCGCGCTAGGGTGGGCGGCGGGCCAGTTACCCATAATTTTAACGGCCTGACAGGGGTATTCGGGGACCGTGGCCGCGGTTTCCGAATATCTGCGTCATGCTGCGTGATATGCGCTTTTCAGCCATCGGCACCCCCCCTGACTTAAGTGCTATAGGCCGCCAATCATACCAAGCGGGCATTCCTTTTCAGCGGTGCGGCCGCAATATGGCGGTCAGGTCGCGTCCCACGCCCGGTGCGTGATCTGAGAGCGCAGTTTCTAAGGACGCAAACATGATTGCCCGCATTGGCCGCAAGACAAGGCCCGAACGCAGGCAATTCCTTGGGCTGATCCTTTTGGCACATGTGGGTGGCGGCAGCGAGTTCTGCCTTGCGGTTCCCAAAGACGGATCGCCTGCATATTTCGACGGAGTGTAGCATGACGCTGTTCCAAGATCCCCACCTCCCCCGCGACAGCCGCGAAGGTTCAATTCGTCCCGGCATGTTGTCCCGAATTCTGGCACGTCTGGGCTATGACAAGACCGATGCACAGCACCACCGCAGAAACAGGGACCGCGACTTGGGCATCGCTGTCAGCTTTGATGTCGTGGCACCGCATCTGATCAAGGAGCGCCGCATCTATGTTGTGGAAGGGCAAACGCGCCCGCTGTTTTCGCATGTATCAAAGATTGCCGCGCCTGCGTTGTCGATTGCGTCGCTCAGCAATTTCGCCCGCGCAGAGAGTGCAATTCTGGGCCTGAGGTCTGAGCAAGCCTTGTTGGTTGTGAATATTGATACGCTTGGCACGACAGCAGAGGCCGTGGACATGCTGATCGGATTCCGCACACGGTCACCCGAAACACCCGTCATCATTGGCAGCGCCTCATTTGCCAGACATGATTTCTCAATGTCGCGCGGGGTTATCGCCGATGCATCCATGCGGATGCCCTGCGATTACATGTCTGTCGCATTGGCCATCGAAAGCGCGGTGGGCAATAGTGCAATGCGGTTCCGCGCAGAGCAAAGCTACCTGAGCGCGGAGCAATCTTGCGTCAACTGATGGTGTCGCCTATGGTCATGCAGACCTCCGTTCCTGCAATCGAGTGGCTTGCGTGAAGCGATTTTCAACCTTTATCATGCTGATTTTTCTGGCCAGTGCGACAGCAGTGGCCGGCCAATCCGGGCGCGGGATGAGTATCGTCGATGTCGAGCGCAGTGTCGGACGCGAGGGGAATGACCATTATATTGCGGTTCTGCAAACGCTTGAACAACGCGGTTACAGTATTGTAGAGGTGTCCAGCACGTTGCTGAACAGGCTCAGGATATGGGCCGAGAATAATGTTCATAGGCGTGAAATTGTGGTCAGCCGCGCAAACGGACGCATCCTGCGTGATGTGATTGTGGAAACCTATAAAAATGCCGGGGCCGATCCACAGGTTATTCCCGTGATACCGATCGAAGACCTTTTGCAAAACCATTCGGGAGGTATCAGGATTGTTCCAAATCCCTGAGAAAAGTATCAATCAATTGTGGCGGGAAACCCTGTGATGTTTGGCTTTCGTTGGCCAGTGCTCATCATAATTATTCTTGTGCTTTTTGTTCAGGTCGCAAGTGCAGGCTTCTTTATAATAAAGATTCTGTCGGAACTGTTCTTGATTGAATTCCTGTGGGTGGCTTGGGAAGTTCAGGAATTGCTGGAAATACTTTCCAGTTTCGGGCTTTTATTCGGGGTAATCAGCAGTGTTGTGTTGCTGAGCATCGGGTCACGACGTGCGACGCGCATAAACGATCAATTGCAGGCGGCGGCGGGCCAGTTTTATGACTATGTCGACCGCCAGTTTGAAGTGTGGAAACTGACCCTGACAGAACGCCATGTCGCCATTCTGGTAATCAAGGGTTTCTCCAATGCCGAAATAGCCAAATTGCGCGGCACGACAGAATCGACTGTGAAATCTCAATTGTCTTCAATCTTCCGAAAATCGGAATTGAGCAGCCGACAGCAGCTCGTCGCCTATGTGATTAAGGATCTGGTATCGGCCATTCCAGAACCCTGACGCTACTTTGCGGGCAGTCGCGTTGCCCCGTCCAGCCGGATCGTAGTGCCGTTCAGATAGGGGTTCTCGATAATCTGCGCGACCATCAGCGCGAACTCAGCCGGATCACCCAATCGGGCGGGGAAGGGGATGTTTGCCGTGATCGCGGACGTGGTCTCTTCCGGCAGCGCCTCCATCATCGGGGTGCGGAACAGCCCCGGCGCGATGGCCATGCAGCGAATGCCGTCGCGGGCCAGATCGCGGGCAACTGGCAGGCTCATCGCGGCAATCCCGCCCTTGGACGCGGCATAGGCCGCTTGTCCTACCTGCCCGTCCTGCCATGCCGCAGACGATGTGTTCACCACCACCCCCCGCTCGCCACCCGCCAGCGCATCCAGTTTGCGCATTTCAGCCGCCGCATGGGCCATAACATTGAACGACCCGATCAGGTTGACGCGAATCACACGCTCGAACAGCGCGGTTGAGGGGGTGCCATCGCGCCCCACAACCCGCGCGGCATTGGCAATGCCCGCGCAATTCACCGCCATGCGCAACGCGCCGCGCGCATCTGCCACAGCCTGCGCCACGCCCGCAGCGACGGAGTCTGAATCGGCCACATCCACCTTATAGGCGCGTGCGCCAAGCTCGGTGGCCACGGCC comes from the Roseinatronobacter monicus genome and includes:
- a CDS encoding BMP family ABC transporter substrate-binding protein — translated: MKKLVTAAVLSAALATPAFADTTKIGFIYIGPVGDFGWTAGHDRARQELQDHFGDAVETNIVENVDYGADAERVMTQMAISGTDVIFAASFGYGPDVNAVAGRFPDVHFQHATGYIQEHDNISLYDARFYEGRAVLGHVAGKMTETNTIGYIASFPIPAVVSGINSAYLHAKAVNPDVNFRIIWTYSWFDPALEADAAETLIEQGADVIMQHTDSTAAIRVAEDAGVMAFGQASDMVDFGPTAHLSAIVDRWAPYYIDRIQAVKDGTWEAQNSWMGFAEGVIEMAPWNDRVPAELQEEADALVASIAAGEYHPFTGPINRQDGTPWLADGEVAEDGALATMDFYVEGITGEFPN
- a CDS encoding SDR family NAD(P)-dependent oxidoreductase; amino-acid sequence: MEIAGHLAIVTGGGSGLGAATARHLAAKGAEVAILDFDEARAQAVATELGARAYKVDVADSDSVAAGVAQAVADARGALRMAVNCAGIANAARVVGRDGTPSTALFERVIRVNLIGSFNVMAHAAAEMRKLDALAGGERGVVVNTSSAAWQDGQVGQAAYAASKGGIAAMSLPVARDLARDGIRCMAIAPGLFRTPMMEALPEETTSAITANIPFPARLGDPAEFALMVAQIIENPYLNGTTIRLDGATRLPAK
- a CDS encoding helix-turn-helix transcriptional regulator, whose translation is MFGFRWPVLIIIILVLFVQVASAGFFIIKILSELFLIEFLWVAWEVQELLEILSSFGLLFGVISSVVLLSIGSRRATRINDQLQAAAGQFYDYVDRQFEVWKLTLTERHVAILVIKGFSNAEIAKLRGTTESTVKSQLSSIFRKSELSSRQQLVAYVIKDLVSAIPEP
- a CDS encoding IS1380 family transposase translates to MDHPEGAGLQRADRVDFDPRVRLEFRGTQLSSDGGLLVMRELDDALGLSGLASAALCDNRTGKNTVHRLDGLFRQSVFGRLAGYEDVNDADRLALDPVMRQVVGGRAVDAQAASASQMGRFETETLALPENRAALADLNGQWIDRFHDRNGLKFIVLDMDSSVSPTHGDQEGSAWNGHFDCTCYHPNFLFNQFGMLERCALRNGNVHSADGWRDVLDPVIARYAKRDIMRLFRADAAYANPAIYARLEEVGYFYAIRLPANSVLREKIAHRLNRPVGRPSLTKVKRFFEDFHYQAASWDKERRVIAKIEWHPGELFPRVGFIVTNLPMEPDWVVRFYNQRGTAEQHIKEGKYAFHWTRLSCRKFRDNEVRLQLHALAYNLATFLRCIELPEAMADWSLTSLQLKLIKIGARVVRHARAITFQLAEVAVTGPMVRAILAAIRRLRAPPLCA
- a CDS encoding ABC transporter permease → MILGSINPAVLMAALMVAATPILLAAIGELVVEKSGVLNLGVEGMMIMGACVGFIIAVNTGSPFIGFIGAALGGMALSLLFALLTQALMTNQVASGLALTLFGLGLTALLGQRYVGITPPRTPKLDLGFLSDIPFLGRALFTHDIVVYLTIALVGAVWWFLKYSRAGMILRAVGENHDAAHALGYHVKRVRVLAIMFGGACAGLGGAYLSLIRVPQWTEGMTVGAGWIALALVVFASWRPWRAMAGAYLFGGIVVLQLNLQAAGVRIPVEYLSMSPYLITILVLVIISSGKGRSLNAPGSLNKPFHASS
- a CDS encoding ABC transporter permease, with the translated sequence MIRLEKRKEPSKFWRIANPFLAVALTMLAGGIMFAMLGKDPFVAIRLIFFDPIFSETFASYSRPQLLIKSAPLILIAVGLAIGFKANVWNIGAEGQYIIGALFGAGVALAFFPAPGWYIFPLMVLAGAFGGFLWAMIPAILKTRFNTNEILVSLLLVYVAERILAAMSLGLMRNPDIAGFPGSRDLRRYEAAHNAELFANTGIHWGVVAALIAVIFAYAMMTRHMLGFHIQLAGQAPRAARFGGVSPARLVVVCLGISGALAGLAGMFEVSGPGGQVRIEFASGYGFTAIIVAFLGRLNPFGIVLAGLLLGLTYIGGELSQMMLQLPGAAIQVFQGMLLFFLLALDFQTNYRLRLTRGASA